Proteins encoded within one genomic window of Enterococcus haemoperoxidus ATCC BAA-382:
- a CDS encoding 6-phospho-beta-glucosidase translates to MRNDFLWGGAVAAHQVEGGFKQGGKGVSIADVMTAGSKDHAREITDGVIEGKFYPNHEAIDFYGHYKEDIQLFAEMGFKCLRTSIAWTRIFPNGDEPEPNEAGLAFYDDLFDELLKHGIEPVITLSHFEMPYYLVKHYGGWRSRELIGFFTKFAVTVMERYKDKVKYWMTFNEINNQRILENPIYSFTNSGILYQEDEDKLKTMYQAAHYQFVAGAITVAEGKKINPDFQIGCMLAATPNYPLTSDPEDIIAAQQEDEKQLFFTDVQVRGNYPRWAIREWERNGYELDITDKDFQVLKAGTVDYIGISYYLSNTISTRPEAVRLEDNLLGDSSLVENPYVSMTEWGWSIDPVGLRHYLNLLSNRYERPIFIVENGFGYADTLIEDKVHDAERIDFLSQHIKEMKKAIELDGVDVLGYTVWGCIDPISFTTGEMRKRYGFIYVDRDNQGNGSLKRIKKDSFEWYKHLIQTNGTEI, encoded by the coding sequence ATGAGAAACGATTTCTTATGGGGCGGCGCGGTAGCTGCTCATCAAGTTGAAGGTGGTTTTAAACAAGGCGGCAAAGGTGTGAGTATTGCCGATGTGATGACGGCTGGTTCAAAAGATCACGCTAGAGAAATTACAGACGGTGTTATAGAAGGAAAATTTTATCCTAACCATGAAGCAATTGATTTTTATGGGCATTATAAGGAAGATATTCAGTTATTTGCTGAAATGGGCTTTAAATGTCTAAGAACAAGTATTGCTTGGACGAGAATTTTTCCGAATGGTGATGAACCAGAACCTAATGAAGCTGGGTTGGCATTTTACGACGATTTATTTGATGAGTTATTGAAACATGGCATCGAGCCTGTCATTACATTATCACACTTTGAAATGCCCTATTATTTGGTGAAACACTATGGTGGTTGGCGTAGTCGCGAACTGATCGGATTTTTCACTAAATTTGCTGTAACCGTGATGGAACGCTATAAAGATAAAGTGAAATACTGGATGACTTTTAATGAAATAAACAATCAACGTATTTTAGAAAATCCAATTTATTCATTTACCAACTCAGGTATCCTTTATCAAGAAGATGAAGATAAATTAAAAACGATGTATCAAGCAGCACATTATCAATTTGTAGCAGGAGCGATCACAGTTGCCGAAGGGAAAAAAATCAATCCTGATTTTCAAATTGGCTGTATGCTAGCTGCAACACCAAACTATCCGCTAACCAGTGACCCTGAGGATATTATCGCTGCCCAACAAGAAGATGAAAAGCAGTTATTTTTCACTGATGTCCAAGTTAGAGGAAATTATCCACGATGGGCAATCAGGGAATGGGAAAGAAACGGCTATGAACTAGATATTACGGATAAAGATTTTCAGGTATTAAAAGCTGGAACGGTTGATTATATTGGGATCAGCTACTATTTAAGTAATACGATTTCAACACGTCCAGAAGCCGTTCGTTTGGAAGATAATCTACTTGGAGATAGTTCACTTGTTGAAAACCCATATGTCAGTATGACGGAATGGGGCTGGTCGATCGACCCTGTGGGCTTACGTCATTATCTAAACCTACTAAGTAATCGTTATGAACGGCCGATCTTTATCGTAGAAAATGGATTTGGTTATGCAGATACTTTAATAGAAGATAAAGTACACGATGCAGAAAGAATCGATTTTCTTAGCCAACATATTAAAGAAATGAAAAAAGCAATCGAGCTAGATGGAGTAGATGTTTTAGGTTACACCGTTTGGGGCTGTATCGATCCGATTTCATTTACTACTGGAGAAATGCGTAAACGATACGGATTTATTTATGTAGATCGTGACAATCAAGGGAATGGCTCGCTGAAACGGATTAAAAAAGATTCATTTGAATGGTATAAACATTTGATCCAAACCAATGGAACAGAAATCTAA
- a CDS encoding beta-glucoside-specific PTS transporter subunit IIABC → MRYEEESKKIIELVGGKSNINSLVHCATRLRFSLKNTKKADKESLEKLPYVMSVVNSGGQYQVVIGSKVPDYYAAIQSLADLNEDAPKTEKKLSFNYVFEVISGAFSPLIPAMAGSGMIKAVLTILVEMKLLADTSSTYMVLSAASNAIFYFLPVFLGITLTKKIGGNMYVGGVIGAALLEPSFTGMIGQEKLDFLGINLNVVDYATTIFPIFVAIFIYSFVDKFLRKIIFRDLQLFAVPMFSLMIMVPLTALLFGPFGTVIGDALSQGVMWLIGKSALLSGIVLGGGMPFMVMFGLHWGFSPITLENLTVMGGDPIEGMAVAAVFAQIGIAIGFYLKSKKHSKMKALAGPLALTGLFAGVTEPIVYGLILRYKRLLPIVAISGAIGGAICGVTGVTMNAYVFHNIFSIPVYTPKVGYFIGVGSALIAGAVLTYFFGVKEDEMTDFLPETDQGEDDFQEGIVNEQVTTETTVYAPLEGTVIPLKEVDDDVFSSEIAGKGVAIIPTDNKVVAPFDGTVVAIFPSKHAIGLKSNGGSELLIHIGINTVNLNGEYFETKVEMGDPITRGQTLLVFDREKIEQKGYAMTSPVILTDGPSMDTLNIINTTESVTPETKLFVVGSSKEEADK, encoded by the coding sequence ATGCGTTATGAAGAAGAAAGTAAAAAAATCATCGAACTTGTCGGTGGCAAATCGAATATCAATAGTTTAGTTCACTGTGCGACACGTTTAAGATTTAGCTTGAAAAATACGAAAAAAGCGGATAAAGAATCATTAGAGAAGTTGCCCTATGTGATGTCCGTTGTGAATAGCGGTGGACAATATCAAGTTGTGATCGGTAGTAAAGTCCCTGATTATTATGCAGCGATTCAGTCGCTCGCTGATTTAAACGAAGATGCACCTAAAACAGAGAAAAAACTAAGCTTTAATTATGTGTTCGAAGTGATTTCTGGGGCCTTTTCACCGCTGATTCCAGCAATGGCTGGATCTGGCATGATCAAAGCAGTTTTGACGATTTTAGTTGAAATGAAACTTTTAGCGGATACTAGCTCAACTTATATGGTACTGAGTGCGGCTAGTAATGCAATTTTTTACTTCTTACCTGTTTTCTTAGGAATCACGTTGACTAAAAAAATCGGTGGGAATATGTATGTTGGTGGTGTGATCGGTGCCGCATTACTGGAACCGTCGTTCACTGGCATGATTGGTCAGGAAAAGCTTGATTTTCTAGGAATCAATTTAAATGTTGTCGATTATGCAACAACGATTTTCCCGATTTTTGTAGCGATCTTCATTTACTCATTCGTGGATAAATTCTTACGTAAAATTATTTTTAGAGACCTTCAATTATTTGCAGTACCAATGTTCAGTTTGATGATCATGGTACCATTGACTGCTTTATTATTCGGTCCATTTGGAACGGTTATCGGAGATGCGCTTTCTCAAGGCGTGATGTGGTTGATTGGCAAAAGTGCGTTGCTTTCAGGTATCGTCTTAGGTGGCGGAATGCCGTTTATGGTGATGTTTGGTTTGCATTGGGGCTTTTCTCCAATCACACTTGAAAATTTAACAGTTATGGGCGGTGATCCAATCGAAGGAATGGCTGTTGCAGCTGTTTTTGCTCAAATCGGGATCGCAATTGGTTTTTATTTAAAATCTAAAAAACATTCTAAGATGAAAGCTTTGGCTGGACCGTTGGCATTAACGGGTTTATTTGCAGGAGTAACTGAACCAATCGTTTATGGGTTGATTTTAAGATACAAACGCTTATTACCGATTGTAGCAATTTCTGGTGCGATTGGTGGCGCAATTTGTGGTGTGACAGGTGTTACGATGAATGCCTATGTGTTCCATAATATTTTCTCTATACCCGTTTATACACCGAAAGTGGGTTACTTTATCGGAGTAGGTTCTGCGTTGATTGCAGGTGCAGTTTTGACGTATTTCTTCGGTGTTAAAGAAGATGAAATGACTGATTTCTTACCTGAAACAGATCAAGGAGAAGATGATTTTCAAGAAGGAATAGTGAACGAACAAGTAACGACTGAAACAACGGTTTATGCACCGCTTGAAGGTACGGTAATTCCGTTAAAAGAAGTTGATGATGATGTGTTTTCTAGTGAAATTGCCGGAAAAGGAGTTGCAATCATCCCAACAGATAATAAAGTTGTTGCACCATTTGATGGAACCGTCGTAGCAATTTTCCCATCAAAACATGCCATTGGCTTGAAATCGAATGGCGGTAGTGAATTATTGATTCATATCGGAATCAACACGGTCAATTTAAATGGTGAATATTTTGAAACGAAAGTTGAAATGGGTGATCCAATCACACGTGGCCAAACATTGCTAGTCTTTGATCGTGAAAAAATCGAACAAAAAGGTTATGCGATGACATCACCAGTCATTTTGACAGATGGACCAAGTATGGATACGCTGAACATCATCAACACTACTGAGTCAGTAACACCAGAAACGAAGCTTTTCGTTGTAGGCTCAAGCAAGGAGGAAGCGGATAAATGA
- the licT gene encoding BglG family transcription antiterminator LicT, translated as MKILKVFNNNVSLVLNDDSIEEIIMGKGVGFNKREGDVIDSALIEKRFVLEGNNSVNNLDNLLARIDIEDIELASDIIQLGEAELEQSIDDSILLTLSDHIGFVINRAAEGLQMRSPLEWDIKQIYTKEYAFALKAVQMMREKTGIAIPDQEAAFITLHFVNAYNSTSNMNETMLTTKIIQSIIDIIKYHYGKEYDETSYDFTRFITHIRYFVKRQLDKEVSSNEDSSLINLIAVKYEQDYQCAVKIKTFLEQQYDWTISNDELMYLTLHLNRLSSNQ; from the coding sequence ATGAAAATACTGAAAGTTTTTAATAATAATGTTTCTTTGGTTTTAAATGATGATAGCATCGAAGAAATCATTATGGGCAAAGGTGTCGGCTTCAACAAGCGTGAAGGCGATGTGATCGATTCAGCCCTGATTGAAAAAAGATTTGTTCTTGAAGGTAACAATTCCGTTAATAACTTAGACAATCTGCTTGCACGAATCGATATTGAAGATATTGAACTGGCCAGTGATATTATTCAATTAGGCGAAGCAGAATTAGAACAATCGATCGATGATTCCATTTTACTGACATTGTCCGATCATATCGGATTTGTCATAAATCGAGCAGCAGAAGGGTTACAAATGCGCTCACCACTAGAATGGGACATTAAACAAATTTATACAAAAGAATATGCGTTTGCATTAAAAGCCGTTCAAATGATGCGGGAGAAAACAGGTATTGCTATTCCAGATCAAGAAGCAGCTTTTATTACCCTTCATTTTGTCAATGCCTATAACTCTACTAGTAATATGAACGAAACGATGTTGACAACGAAAATCATTCAAAGCATTATCGATATTATTAAATATCATTATGGTAAAGAATATGATGAAACGTCTTATGATTTTACTCGTTTCATTACCCATATTCGTTACTTTGTCAAAAGACAACTAGATAAAGAAGTTTCATCAAATGAGGATTCATCCTTGATCAATTTAATCGCTGTTAAGTATGAACAAGATTACCAGTGTGCAGTTAAAATCAAAACATTTTTGGAACAACAATATGATTGGACGATTTCCAATGATGAATTGATGTACTTAACACTTCACTTAAATCGCTTATCAAGCAATCAATAG
- a CDS encoding thioredoxin family protein, with translation MKKLQTIQEVLTFINESHLAFLYVSQEDCSVCHSLRPKLIELLKNYSKIELREVEAEKVKEISAEYLVFSAPTLLFFVDGKEYIREGKFVQFKKLTESIEQIYSFEESQML, from the coding sequence ATGAAAAAATTACAAACAATTCAAGAGGTATTAACCTTTATAAATGAAAGTCATCTTGCTTTTTTGTATGTCTCGCAAGAAGATTGTTCAGTGTGCCATTCACTTAGACCCAAATTGATTGAGCTATTAAAAAACTATTCTAAAATCGAACTAAGAGAAGTGGAAGCAGAGAAAGTCAAAGAAATTTCAGCTGAATATTTGGTTTTCTCAGCACCAACGTTACTTTTTTTCGTTGATGGAAAAGAATATATTCGAGAAGGAAAATTTGTTCAGTTTAAAAAGCTAACTGAGTCCATTGAGCAAATTTATTCGTTTGAAGAAAGCCAGATGTTATGA
- a CDS encoding MerR family transcriptional regulator — translation MEKEKLLTVGQVAEIMKLPKSKIRYWDDMNLLTSSRNRHNGYRMFDMEDILTINDIDFYRRLDIPINKMTNLYRKSPEELWTILDETETRVAAELAELEKKQQGIKHRKKQLLSLIELKEKEFIDEPLDVERIIPIDLKDPDELQTYIDNPSSLVVYIESNHEKEIIYGFAVTTKEFVEEETIWQQPEQPRYSYKQFLLTIKSDDPLENNFQSMKEKLEQQGYQTGTMVGRYIMTAEEQDGFYKDYYKAWIEVNK, via the coding sequence ATGGAAAAAGAGAAGTTATTGACTGTTGGACAAGTGGCTGAAATTATGAAATTACCAAAGTCAAAGATCCGTTATTGGGATGATATGAATTTATTAACATCCTCTAGAAATAGGCATAATGGCTATCGTATGTTCGATATGGAGGATATCTTGACGATTAACGATATTGATTTTTATCGTAGACTGGACATTCCCATTAATAAAATGACCAATCTTTACCGGAAATCGCCAGAAGAATTATGGACGATATTAGATGAAACAGAAACTAGAGTTGCGGCAGAATTAGCAGAACTAGAGAAAAAGCAACAAGGAATCAAACACAGAAAAAAACAATTATTAAGTTTAATTGAGTTGAAAGAAAAAGAATTTATCGATGAACCATTAGATGTAGAACGAATTATTCCAATTGACTTAAAAGATCCAGACGAATTACAGACCTATATTGATAATCCATCAAGTTTAGTAGTTTATATTGAGTCTAATCATGAAAAAGAAATTATTTATGGTTTTGCTGTCACAACAAAAGAATTTGTGGAGGAAGAGACGATTTGGCAGCAACCAGAGCAACCACGGTATTCATACAAACAGTTTCTACTTACGATCAAGTCGGATGATCCTTTGGAAAATAATTTCCAATCAATGAAAGAAAAATTAGAGCAACAAGGCTATCAAACTGGAACGATGGTAGGACGTTATATCATGACTGCAGAAGAGCAAGATGGGTTTTACAAAGATTATTACAAGGCGTGGATTGAAGTGAATAAATAG
- a CDS encoding ABC transporter ATP-binding protein produces the protein MKIIQFFIKKNLTLILATVLCLCLQIIGTLGVPLLVAQLIDVGIASGDEQSIKTIGLKMLAMALFGALSAIAGSYLSAKVAAKFGLATREMFFDKLQTFSIKDADNFGTGSLLTRMTNDVDNIQQMIVLFLQLILPAPIIAIFSLYMTFTYSATLALVPLIAIAAFGLIVYILMKKGTPLSLLIQPKMDKIIVTLREFFTGINMIRAFNNQDYEEERTNKTFSDYADGMIRVNTIFAFITPVAFLLMGVVFSSILWFGGNLVALGTLQIGTVSAVVEYSLLTLAYLMIAAMVLVMLPRSLASVKRIEEILNTQDQILDTDQPVLLEETGPQDALIDVNHVTFSYDQADEPVLEDIHFSIPKGKTTAIVGGTGSGKSTVAKLLLRLSDVSEGAILFNGVDIRNVTQEELRSKISYVPQKAFLFSGTIKSNLLMGYPEATKADMDRAAEISQLASYLATLEDGYDSFVAQGGTNFSGGQRQRLCIARALIKPADIYIFDDSFSALDYKTDATLRLALKEEMADKTLLIVAQRLSTIQQADNIIVLDEGKIVGQGTHSQLLQNNKTYQEFARSQGIIMKGAQS, from the coding sequence ATGAAAATCATTCAGTTTTTCATTAAAAAGAATCTGACACTTATTTTAGCGACAGTTCTTTGTTTATGTTTACAAATTATCGGAACACTTGGTGTACCGTTACTAGTAGCACAATTGATCGACGTGGGAATTGCAAGCGGCGATGAACAATCCATCAAAACGATTGGGCTTAAAATGCTCGCAATGGCTTTATTTGGTGCGCTCTCAGCAATTGCTGGAAGTTATCTTTCAGCTAAAGTAGCCGCTAAATTTGGTTTAGCAACACGAGAAATGTTTTTTGATAAACTGCAAACATTTTCTATTAAAGATGCAGATAATTTTGGGACAGGTTCTCTACTGACACGAATGACGAATGACGTGGATAATATTCAACAAATGATCGTGCTGTTTCTGCAATTGATTTTACCAGCACCGATCATTGCGATTTTCTCGCTTTATATGACCTTCACTTATTCAGCAACACTGGCTTTGGTGCCACTGATTGCAATCGCAGCTTTTGGCTTGATCGTGTATATCTTAATGAAAAAAGGAACACCTCTTTCACTATTGATCCAACCTAAAATGGACAAGATCATTGTAACTTTACGGGAATTTTTTACCGGGATCAATATGATTCGAGCATTTAATAATCAAGATTATGAAGAAGAACGGACAAATAAAACATTTTCTGACTATGCAGATGGTATGATTCGTGTAAATACTATTTTCGCTTTTATTACGCCAGTAGCCTTCTTGTTAATGGGTGTGGTTTTCTCTTCTATCTTATGGTTTGGCGGAAACTTAGTTGCACTTGGTACTTTGCAAATTGGTACTGTTTCAGCCGTCGTGGAATATTCTTTACTAACACTTGCTTATTTAATGATCGCTGCCATGGTTTTAGTTATGTTGCCTAGATCACTTGCTTCAGTAAAAAGAATCGAAGAGATTTTAAATACCCAAGATCAAATTCTTGATACTGACCAACCTGTTTTACTTGAAGAGACTGGGCCACAAGATGCTTTGATTGATGTAAACCATGTGACATTCAGTTATGATCAAGCGGATGAACCCGTTTTAGAGGACATCCATTTCAGTATTCCAAAAGGAAAAACAACGGCAATCGTCGGTGGTACAGGTTCTGGTAAAAGTACCGTTGCCAAATTATTGTTAAGGCTTAGCGATGTCTCTGAAGGCGCGATTTTATTTAATGGCGTGGATATCAGAAACGTTACGCAAGAAGAGTTGCGCTCTAAAATCAGTTACGTTCCTCAAAAAGCTTTTCTATTTAGCGGAACCATTAAGAGTAATTTATTGATGGGCTATCCTGAAGCAACGAAAGCCGATATGGATCGAGCTGCTGAAATTTCCCAACTTGCTTCTTACCTTGCTACATTAGAAGATGGTTACGATTCATTCGTTGCACAAGGCGGTACCAACTTCTCAGGTGGTCAAAGACAACGTTTGTGTATCGCTCGTGCTTTGATCAAACCTGCAGATATTTATATTTTTGACGATAGCTTTTCTGCCCTTGATTATAAAACAGATGCTACATTAAGACTCGCATTAAAAGAAGAAATGGCAGATAAAACCTTACTGATCGTCGCTCAACGATTAAGCACGATCCAACAAGCAGATAATATTATTGTGCTAGATGAAGGAAAAATCGTTGGTCAAGGCACACACAGCCAACTGTTGCAAAATAATAAAACGTACCAAGAGTTTGCCCGCTCACAAGGGATTATCATGAAAGGAGCACAGTCATGA
- a CDS encoding ABC transporter ATP-binding protein, protein MEKLNKQTLKRFFQLIRPERPIFFGLILCSLVGNALVIAMPFIMGIAIDDLLTLIKTHGVGNITFSLVQEALLTPVLILIVFAIISSLLSYTQERVMASLSERITLRVRKEVTKKFKSLPMAFFDQHQVGDILSRTTTSLNQLSQVFLTGINQFFTSISTIVFAGIMLFYIDVKLTLIVVVLIAGSSFLTGKIANKNKKLAEASQAELGILNNKTEEFLSGNLVTKTFNQQDHAKDVISETNQKHYKAFLSAQFMNFAIYPAIRLINQLAFIVSAIIGAFLVLQGGITIGLLQAYLQYINQVSEPISTASYVINSIQAALAAVDRIFEILDAEEDVPEKANLQVIDQPTGAIAFDNVQFGYTEEKMLMKQVDFTVKPKQMVAIVGPTGAGKTTLVNLLMRFYELNSGRITFDGVDITDLSRTNLRAMFGMVLQNTWLFEGTIAENIAYGRMDATREEVIEAAKIAQCDHFIRTLPNGYDSIISSENGSLSQGQQQLLTIARIILANPPVVILDEATSSVDTRTEAHIQKAMDEVTNNRTSFVIAHRLSTIENADLILVMKDGDIVEKGNHQELLAKPSLYASLYNSQFQQT, encoded by the coding sequence ATGGAAAAATTAAATAAACAAACATTAAAACGATTCTTTCAATTGATTCGACCTGAACGTCCGATATTTTTCGGCTTGATTCTATGTAGTTTGGTCGGCAATGCCTTAGTCATTGCTATGCCTTTCATTATGGGTATCGCTATTGATGATTTGCTTACACTTATCAAAACTCATGGCGTCGGGAATATCACGTTTTCACTGGTTCAAGAAGCTTTATTGACACCTGTTTTGATTTTGATCGTCTTTGCGATCATCAGTAGTTTGCTGTCTTACACGCAAGAACGTGTGATGGCTTCTTTAAGTGAACGGATCACATTAAGAGTCAGAAAAGAAGTCACAAAAAAATTCAAATCACTACCGATGGCGTTTTTTGACCAACATCAAGTAGGAGATATTCTAAGCCGAACAACGACCAGTTTAAACCAATTGTCTCAAGTATTCCTAACTGGGATCAATCAATTCTTTACATCTATCTCAACGATTGTATTTGCTGGTATTATGTTATTCTACATTGATGTAAAACTAACGCTGATCGTCGTTGTCCTAATTGCTGGAAGCTCATTCTTAACTGGTAAAATTGCCAATAAAAACAAGAAACTGGCTGAAGCAAGTCAGGCTGAGCTTGGCATTTTAAATAATAAAACAGAAGAGTTTTTATCTGGAAATTTAGTGACGAAAACTTTTAATCAACAAGATCATGCCAAAGACGTTATATCAGAAACAAACCAAAAGCATTATAAAGCATTTTTAAGTGCTCAATTTATGAACTTTGCGATTTATCCAGCAATTCGTTTGATCAATCAATTAGCGTTTATCGTCAGTGCGATCATCGGTGCCTTCTTAGTTTTACAAGGCGGCATCACGATTGGGCTACTTCAAGCTTACCTACAATATATCAATCAAGTTTCTGAACCAATTTCTACAGCGTCTTATGTCATCAACTCAATTCAAGCAGCCTTAGCTGCTGTTGATCGAATCTTTGAAATTTTAGATGCAGAAGAAGACGTTCCAGAAAAAGCAAACTTACAAGTCATCGATCAACCAACTGGTGCTATTGCTTTTGATAACGTTCAGTTTGGTTATACCGAAGAGAAAATGTTGATGAAGCAAGTCGATTTCACGGTTAAACCAAAACAAATGGTGGCAATCGTTGGACCAACTGGTGCTGGTAAAACAACGTTAGTAAACTTATTGATGCGCTTTTATGAGTTAAACAGTGGTCGCATTACCTTTGATGGCGTAGATATCACAGATCTTTCACGAACAAATTTACGTGCAATGTTTGGGATGGTTTTACAAAATACGTGGTTATTTGAAGGAACAATTGCGGAGAATATTGCTTACGGACGAATGGATGCAACACGAGAAGAAGTTATCGAAGCTGCTAAAATTGCCCAATGTGATCACTTTATCCGAACGTTGCCAAATGGTTATGATTCGATTATTTCAAGTGAAAATGGCTCTTTATCACAAGGTCAACAACAACTATTGACGATTGCCAGAATCATTTTGGCAAACCCTCCTGTCGTTATTTTGGATGAAGCAACATCTAGTGTAGATACTAGAACAGAGGCTCATATTCAAAAAGCCATGGATGAAGTGACGAATAATCGGACAAGCTTTGTGATCGCGCACCGTTTATCTACGATTGAAAATGCTGACCTAATTTTAGTGATGAAAGATGGCGATATCGTGGAAAAAGGAAATCACCAAGAGTTGTTGGCGAAACCCTCATTGTATGCATCGTTGTATAATAGTCAGTTTCAACAGACTTAG